One genomic window of Camelina sativa cultivar DH55 chromosome 5, Cs, whole genome shotgun sequence includes the following:
- the LOC104786799 gene encoding probable leucine-rich repeat receptor-like protein kinase At2g28990 isoform X2 has translation MKCHLLLALIGAFAVMVVAQKQEGFISLDCGFPIEESPYSDPSTGLTFTSDSTFIQTGKSARIERQLNQNFRKPYLTLRYFPEGTRNCYSLNVNRGTNYLISLTFIYGNYDDLNVYPNFDLYLGPDKWRRIDMEGRSNGTKEEIIHIPRKNSLDICLVRTGTTSPIISAIELRPLRNDTYVTHSGSLRRSFRVYLSNSEREVRFADDMYDRIWTPFFSSRYTQITTNLNINTSDTFEVPKAALSSAAMPRNASAPLIITWKPIPTDAEVYLYLHFAEIQTLGANETREFDIIMKGIFNQSGITLPKFERLTVFSAVPLQCGLDGCRLELVRTPKSTLPPLINALEAYTIIEFPQLETNSSDVVAIKNIKATYRLSKISWQGDPCLPQELSWENLGCSYANISTPPRIISLDLSNNSLTGPVPKFLANIKSLSLINLSGNNLTGSVPQNLLDREKEGLVLKLEGNPALCKISSCNPKDKKELLVLVIAPIASVLIAIVVVGLFVIFREKVPLDVHAPPSLPVADVGHSKHSEPSFFSKKIRFTYFEVQEMTNNFKRVLGEGGFGVVYHGCVNDTQQVAVKLLSPSSSQGYKHFKAEVELLMRVHHINLVSLVGYCDEGDHLALIYEYMPNGDLKQHLSRKHGGSVLSWKSRLGVAVDAALGLEYLHTGCKPPMVHRDIKSTNILLNESFQGKLADFGLSRSFPMANETQVSTVVAGTPGYLDPEYYQTNWLTEKSDVYSFGIVLLELTTNSPIIQQSREKPHIVEWVGFIVRTGDIGNIIDPNLHEDYDVGSVWKVIELAMSCVDISSARRPTMSQVVNDLKECVISENSRTGESQEMNSMSSIEFSMDMDTKVIPKAR, from the exons ATGAAATGTCATCTTTTGTTAGCCTTGATTGGAGCCTTTGCCGTTATGGTCGTAGCTCAGAAACAAGAAG GTTTCATCAGTTTGGATTGTGGATTTCCTATTGAGGAATCTCCATATAGTGATCCCTCTACTGGATTAACTTTCACCTCAGATTCCACGTTCATCCAGACCGGAAAAAGCGCTAGAATCGAGAGACAGCTAAACCAAAATTTCCGAAAACCATATTTGACACTAAGATACTTTCCGGAAGGAACACGTAACTGTTATAGTCTGAATGTCAACCGCGGCACAAATTATCTCATCTcacttacttttatatatgggAATTATGATGATCTTAATGTTTACCCAAACTTTGATCTGTATCTCGGTCCTGATAAGTGGAGAAGAATAGATATGGAAGGAAGAAGTAATGGTACAAAGGAGGAGATCATTCATATACCTAGGAAAAACTCTTTGGACATTTGTCTTGTTAGAACAGGAACAACCTCGCCAATAATATCAGCCATAGAACTACGACCACTGAGAAATGATACTTATGTTACACATTCCGGTTCACTAAGGAGGTCTTTCCGGGTGTATCTTAGCAATTCCGAAAGGGAGGTAAG GTTTGCTGATGACATGTATGATCGTATTTGGACTCCATTCTTCAGCTCTAGATATACGCAGATTACGACGAATCTCAATATAAACACCTCAGATACATTTGAGGTACCAAAAGCAGCACTTTCGAGTGCTGCTATGCCTAGAAACGCGAGTGCGCCATTGATCATTACTTGGAAACCCATACCCACTGATGCTGAAGTCTACTTGTATCTTCACTTTGCGGAGATACAAACCCTTGGAGCCAACGAGACTAGGGAATTCGACATTATCATGAAAGGAATTTTTAATCAGTCAGGAATTACACTTCCTAAGTTTGAGCGACTTACCGTATTTTCTGCTGTACCACTACAATGTGGCTTGGACGGTTGTCGTTTAGAGCTGGTAAGAACTCCAAAGTCAACTCTTCCACCTCTGATAAATGCTCTTGAGGCTTACACTATTATCGAATTCCCACAACTGGAAACAAACTCAAGTGATG TTGTTGCTATCAAGAACATCAAAGCTACTTATCGTTTGAGTAAAATCAGTTGGCAAGGAGATCCATGTCTCCCTCAAGAATTATCTTGGGAAAATCTTGGATGCAGTTACGCTAATATCTCCACCCCACCAAGAATCATTTCCTT AGATTTATCTAATAACAGTTTGACTGGACCTGTGCCTAAGTTTCTGGCCAACATCAAATCATTATCTTTGAT AAACTTAAGTGGAAACAATCTTACCGGTTCAGTTCCACAGAATCTACTTGATAGAGAAAAGGAAGGACTTGTCTTAAA ACTTGAAGGAAATCCTGCGCTATGCAAGATTAGTTCATGCAAcccaaaagataaaaaggaaCTGTTGGTACTGGTTATTGCACCAATTGCCTCTGTGCTTATTGCAATAGTGGTTGTGGGTCTCTTTGTTATTTTCCGAGAGAAGGTGCCTTTAG ACGTACATGCTCCACCAAGCTTGCCCGTAGCAGATGTTGGACATTCTAAACATTCGGAACCATCATTTTTCTCGAAAAAGATAAGGTTTACCTATTTCGAGGTTCAAGAAATGACAAATAACTTCAAAAGAGTTCTTGGTGAAGGAGGGTTTGGAGTTGTTTATCACGGTTGTGTTAATGATACCCAACAAGTAGCTGTTAAATTGctctctccatcatcatctcAAGGCTACAAACATTTTAAGGCAGAG GTGGAACTTCTTATGAGGGTGCACCATATAAATTTGGTGAGTCTTGTTGGTTATTGTGACGAAGGAGACCATTTGGCCCTTATCTACGAGTACATGCCAAATGGAGACTTAAAGCAACATTTATCAA GAAAGCATGGTGGATCTGTCTTAAGCTGGAAAAGTAGACTAGGAGTAGCTGTCGATGCAGCATTAG gATTGGAGTACTTACACACCGGATGTAAACCACCAATGGTTCACAGAGAtataaaaagtacaaatatactTTTGAATGAAAGTTTTCAAGGAAAATTAGCTGATTTCGGGCTTTCGAGATCTTTTCCTATGGCAAATGAAACACAAGTTTCAACTGTTGTTGCTGGAACTCCTGGTTACCTTGATCCTGA gtACTATCAAACAAATTGGTTAACAGAAAAAAGTGATGTTTACAGTTTTGGAATTGTACTCTTGGAGCTCACCACAAACAGTCCTATAATTCAGCAATCTCGTGAAAAGCCTCACATAGTAGAATGGGTCGGATTTATTGTAAGAACGGGAGATATTGGAAATATAATAGATCCAAACCTCCACGAAGATTACGACGTTGGTTCTGTATGGAAGGTTATTGAATTAGCAATGTCATGTGTGGATATTTCCTCTGCAAGACGACCAACCATGTCTCAAGTTGTTAACGATCTGAAAGAGTGTGTGATATCTGAAAATTCAAGGACAGGAGAGAGTCAAGAAATGAACTCAATGAGTTCCATCGAATTCAGCATGGATATGGACACCAAGGTGATCCCTAAAGCACGCTAG
- the LOC104786799 gene encoding probable leucine-rich repeat receptor-like protein kinase At2g28990 isoform X1 has protein sequence MKCHLLLALIGAFAVMVVAQKQEGFISLDCGFPIEESPYSDPSTGLTFTSDSTFIQTGKSARIERQLNQNFRKPYLTLRYFPEGTRNCYSLNVNRGTNYLISLTFIYGNYDDLNVYPNFDLYLGPDKWRRIDMEGRSNGTKEEIIHIPRKNSLDICLVRTGTTSPIISAIELRPLRNDTYVTHSGSLRRSFRVYLSNSEREVRFADDMYDRIWTPFFSSRYTQITTNLNINTSDTFEVPKAALSSAAMPRNASAPLIITWKPIPTDAEVYLYLHFAEIQTLGANETREFDIIMKGIFNQSGITLPKFERLTVFSAVPLQCGLDGCRLELVRTPKSTLPPLINALEAYTIIEFPQLETNSSDVVAIKNIKATYRLSKISWQGDPCLPQELSWENLGCSYANISTPPRIISLNLSASGLTGSISPILQNLTHIQELDLSNNSLTGPVPKFLANIKSLSLINLSGNNLTGSVPQNLLDREKEGLVLKLEGNPALCKISSCNPKDKKELLVLVIAPIASVLIAIVVVGLFVIFREKVPLDVHAPPSLPVADVGHSKHSEPSFFSKKIRFTYFEVQEMTNNFKRVLGEGGFGVVYHGCVNDTQQVAVKLLSPSSSQGYKHFKAEVELLMRVHHINLVSLVGYCDEGDHLALIYEYMPNGDLKQHLSRKHGGSVLSWKSRLGVAVDAALGLEYLHTGCKPPMVHRDIKSTNILLNESFQGKLADFGLSRSFPMANETQVSTVVAGTPGYLDPEYYQTNWLTEKSDVYSFGIVLLELTTNSPIIQQSREKPHIVEWVGFIVRTGDIGNIIDPNLHEDYDVGSVWKVIELAMSCVDISSARRPTMSQVVNDLKECVISENSRTGESQEMNSMSSIEFSMDMDTKVIPKAR, from the exons ATGAAATGTCATCTTTTGTTAGCCTTGATTGGAGCCTTTGCCGTTATGGTCGTAGCTCAGAAACAAGAAG GTTTCATCAGTTTGGATTGTGGATTTCCTATTGAGGAATCTCCATATAGTGATCCCTCTACTGGATTAACTTTCACCTCAGATTCCACGTTCATCCAGACCGGAAAAAGCGCTAGAATCGAGAGACAGCTAAACCAAAATTTCCGAAAACCATATTTGACACTAAGATACTTTCCGGAAGGAACACGTAACTGTTATAGTCTGAATGTCAACCGCGGCACAAATTATCTCATCTcacttacttttatatatgggAATTATGATGATCTTAATGTTTACCCAAACTTTGATCTGTATCTCGGTCCTGATAAGTGGAGAAGAATAGATATGGAAGGAAGAAGTAATGGTACAAAGGAGGAGATCATTCATATACCTAGGAAAAACTCTTTGGACATTTGTCTTGTTAGAACAGGAACAACCTCGCCAATAATATCAGCCATAGAACTACGACCACTGAGAAATGATACTTATGTTACACATTCCGGTTCACTAAGGAGGTCTTTCCGGGTGTATCTTAGCAATTCCGAAAGGGAGGTAAG GTTTGCTGATGACATGTATGATCGTATTTGGACTCCATTCTTCAGCTCTAGATATACGCAGATTACGACGAATCTCAATATAAACACCTCAGATACATTTGAGGTACCAAAAGCAGCACTTTCGAGTGCTGCTATGCCTAGAAACGCGAGTGCGCCATTGATCATTACTTGGAAACCCATACCCACTGATGCTGAAGTCTACTTGTATCTTCACTTTGCGGAGATACAAACCCTTGGAGCCAACGAGACTAGGGAATTCGACATTATCATGAAAGGAATTTTTAATCAGTCAGGAATTACACTTCCTAAGTTTGAGCGACTTACCGTATTTTCTGCTGTACCACTACAATGTGGCTTGGACGGTTGTCGTTTAGAGCTGGTAAGAACTCCAAAGTCAACTCTTCCACCTCTGATAAATGCTCTTGAGGCTTACACTATTATCGAATTCCCACAACTGGAAACAAACTCAAGTGATG TTGTTGCTATCAAGAACATCAAAGCTACTTATCGTTTGAGTAAAATCAGTTGGCAAGGAGATCCATGTCTCCCTCAAGAATTATCTTGGGAAAATCTTGGATGCAGTTACGCTAATATCTCCACCCCACCAAGAATCATTTCCTT AAACTTATCAGCAAGTGGATTAACTGGGAGTATATCcccaattttacaaaatctaacGCACATACAAGAACT AGATTTATCTAATAACAGTTTGACTGGACCTGTGCCTAAGTTTCTGGCCAACATCAAATCATTATCTTTGAT AAACTTAAGTGGAAACAATCTTACCGGTTCAGTTCCACAGAATCTACTTGATAGAGAAAAGGAAGGACTTGTCTTAAA ACTTGAAGGAAATCCTGCGCTATGCAAGATTAGTTCATGCAAcccaaaagataaaaaggaaCTGTTGGTACTGGTTATTGCACCAATTGCCTCTGTGCTTATTGCAATAGTGGTTGTGGGTCTCTTTGTTATTTTCCGAGAGAAGGTGCCTTTAG ACGTACATGCTCCACCAAGCTTGCCCGTAGCAGATGTTGGACATTCTAAACATTCGGAACCATCATTTTTCTCGAAAAAGATAAGGTTTACCTATTTCGAGGTTCAAGAAATGACAAATAACTTCAAAAGAGTTCTTGGTGAAGGAGGGTTTGGAGTTGTTTATCACGGTTGTGTTAATGATACCCAACAAGTAGCTGTTAAATTGctctctccatcatcatctcAAGGCTACAAACATTTTAAGGCAGAG GTGGAACTTCTTATGAGGGTGCACCATATAAATTTGGTGAGTCTTGTTGGTTATTGTGACGAAGGAGACCATTTGGCCCTTATCTACGAGTACATGCCAAATGGAGACTTAAAGCAACATTTATCAA GAAAGCATGGTGGATCTGTCTTAAGCTGGAAAAGTAGACTAGGAGTAGCTGTCGATGCAGCATTAG gATTGGAGTACTTACACACCGGATGTAAACCACCAATGGTTCACAGAGAtataaaaagtacaaatatactTTTGAATGAAAGTTTTCAAGGAAAATTAGCTGATTTCGGGCTTTCGAGATCTTTTCCTATGGCAAATGAAACACAAGTTTCAACTGTTGTTGCTGGAACTCCTGGTTACCTTGATCCTGA gtACTATCAAACAAATTGGTTAACAGAAAAAAGTGATGTTTACAGTTTTGGAATTGTACTCTTGGAGCTCACCACAAACAGTCCTATAATTCAGCAATCTCGTGAAAAGCCTCACATAGTAGAATGGGTCGGATTTATTGTAAGAACGGGAGATATTGGAAATATAATAGATCCAAACCTCCACGAAGATTACGACGTTGGTTCTGTATGGAAGGTTATTGAATTAGCAATGTCATGTGTGGATATTTCCTCTGCAAGACGACCAACCATGTCTCAAGTTGTTAACGATCTGAAAGAGTGTGTGATATCTGAAAATTCAAGGACAGGAGAGAGTCAAGAAATGAACTCAATGAGTTCCATCGAATTCAGCATGGATATGGACACCAAGGTGATCCCTAAAGCACGCTAG
- the LOC104786800 gene encoding probable LRR receptor-like serine/threonine-protein kinase At2g28960: MGCHCKLLLAVSFGIFAIIHIVKAQPDQQGFISLDCGLPPGESPYTDPVTGLTFSSDADYIQSGKRGEPGDSVTYTYRQYKDLRYFPDGIRNCYNLAVNKGTNYLIRAGFSYGNYDGLNVYPKFDLHVGPNMWIAVDLDNDDDREIIYMSKSNLLQICLVKTGSTIPMISTLELRPVRNDSYMTQLGPLNLIYRRAYTGNSGGFIRYPDDVFDRKWVPYNWFETNVNTTLNVTSSNPFVVPDAVSRSGISPRNVTLPLGFYMFTNDDSDKVNVYFHFAEIQTLNANDTREFDILLDGDIIHKAYSPKVLQSETKYNISPQKCGFGSCDLDLVRTQRSTLPPLINAIETFTVLDFPYAETNPDDGIRCYENIQESYGLNIISWQGDPCVPELLKWEDLKCSYTNKSTPPRVISLDLSSHGLKGVITHAFQNLTELQKLDLSNNSLTGEVPEFIASMKSLSIINLNWNDLTGPLPKTFHDREKSGLKLTVQGNPRICADASCKGNNQKYVLPVVASAASVLIIIAMVILILVFKKKRPTQVDSSSTVQPVLPTSRQSIITQTKRFTYSEVAAFTDNFERVLGEGGFGVVYHGSLNGTQPIAVKLLSQSSVQGYKEFKAEVELLLRVHHVNLVSLVGYCDEEGHLALLYEYAPNGDLKQHLSGERGGSPLKWSSRLKIVVETAQGLEYLHTGCQPPMVHRDVKTTNILLDEHFQAKLADFGLSRSFPIGGETHVSTAVAGTPGYLDPEYYRTNRLNEKSDVYSFGIVLLEIITSRPVIQQTRERTHIAAWVGYMLSKGDIENVVDPRLNKDYEPTSVWKALEIAMSCVNPSSEKRPTMSQVTNELKQCLTLDNSKRGGREDMGSRSSAEMSTSFTTEIIPKAR; this comes from the exons ATGGGATGTCATTGCAAACTATTACTGGCGGTGAGCTTTGGGATTTTTGCCATTATACATATTGTTAAAGCTCAGCCTGATCAACAAG GATTCATCAGTTTAGATTGTGGTTTACCTCCTGGTGAGTCTCCTTATACCGACCCAGTTACAGGTCTAACATTCTCGTCTGATGCTGATTACATACAAAGTGGTAAACGTGGTGAACCTGGGGATTCTGTGACTTATACCTACAGGCAGTACAAGGATCTTAGATATTTTCCGGATGGTATACGAAACTGCTATAATCTAGCAGTAAATAAAGGAACCAACTATCTAATAAGAGCTGGTTTCTCATATGGAAATTATGATGGTCTTAATGTATATCCCAAATTTGATTTACATGTCGGGCCTAACATGTGGATCGCGGTGGATTTGGATAACGACGATGATCGTGAGATCATTTACATGTCAAAGTCAAATTTATTGCAGATTTGTCTTGTCAAGACAGGATCAACTATACCAATGATATCTACCTTGGAACTACGGCCAGTAAGAAATGACTCTTATATGACACAACTTGGTCCCTTGAACCTAATATACCGTCGGGCCTATACAGGCAATTCTGGCGGCTTTATACG atatcCTGATGATGTCTTTGATCGAAAATGGGTTCCATATAACTGGTTTGAAACAAACGTAAACACCACTCTCAATGTGACTTCTAGTAATCCTTTTGTAGTGCCAGATGCTGTAAGCAGGTCGGGTATTTCCCCTAGAAATGTCACCCTACCCTTGGGCTTTTACATGTTTACTAACGATGATAGTGACAAAGTTAATGTCTACTTTCATTTCGCCGAGATCCAAACCCTAAATGCAAATGATACTAGGGAGTTTGACATTTTGTTGGATGGAGATATTATTCATAAAGCTTATAGTCCTAAGGTGTTACAATCGGAAACAAAATACAACATATCTCCACAAAAATGCGGATTTGGCTCCTGCGACCTAGACCTTGTAAGAACTCAAAGATCAACTCTTCCACCACTGATTAATGCTATTGAGACATTCACGGTTTTGGATTTTCCATATGCTGAAACAAATCCAGACGATGGTAT TCGCTGCTATGAAAATATCCAAGAAAGTTATGGATTGAACATAATAAGTTGGCAGGGAGATCCTTGCGTCCCTGAACTCTTAAAATGGGAGGATCTAAAGTGCAGCTACACAAACAAGTCCACTCCTCCAAGAGTTATTTCCTT AGATTTATCATCCCACGGATTGAAAGGAGTCATAACACATGCCTTCCAAAATTTGACTGAGCTTCAAAAATT GGACTTATCAAATAACAGTTTGACCGGAGAAGTGCCCGAATTTATAGCCAGCATGAAATCATTATCGATCAT AAACTTAAATTGGAACGATCTTACGGGTCCTCTTCCCAAAACTTTTCATGATAGAGAAAAGAGTGGGCTAAAGCTAAC GGTCCAAGGAAACCCAAGGATTTGTGCTGATGCATCATGCAAAGGTAACAATCAAAAGTACGTATTACCAGTTGTTGCATCAGCGGCTTCTGTGCTAATCATTATAGCTATGGTGATTCTAATTCTcgttttcaaaaagaaaaggccAACGCAAG TTGATTCCTCATCTACAGTTCAACCCGTGCTACCAACAAGTAGGCAGTCCATAATAACGCAGACAAAAAGATTCACCTATTCAGAGGTGGCGGCATTTACTGACAACTTTGAAAGAGTTCTTGGAGAAGGAGGGTTCGGGGTAGTGTATCATGGTTCTTTGAATGGTACGCAACCAATAGCTGTTAAACTACTCTCTCAATCTTCAGTACAAGGCTATAAAGAATTCAAAGCAGAG GTTGAACTTCTTTTAAGAGTTCACCACGTCAATTTGGTTAGTTTGGTTGGATATTGTGACGAGGAAGGCCACTTGGCCCTCCTTTATGAGTATGCACCCAATGGAGACTTAAAACAGCATCTCTCag GAGAACGAGGTGGCTCTCCATTGAAGTGGTCAAGTAGACTAAAAATTGTGGTCGAAACTGCACAAG gatTAGAATACTTACATACGGGTTGCCAACCTCCAATGGTACATCGCGAtgtcaaaacaacaaatatactTTTAGACGAACACTTCCAAGCAAAACTTGCAGATTTTGGCCTCTCAAGATCTTTTCCAATTGGAGGTGAAACTCATGTTTCAACAGCTGTTGCTGGAACTCCTGGATATTTGGATCCTGA ATATTATCGAACAAATAGGTTGAATGAAAAGAGTGATGTATATAGCTTTGGGATTGTATTATTGGAGATCATCACAAGTCGACCTGTGATTCAGCAAACCCGAGAAAGGACGCACATAGCAGCATGGGTGGGATACATGCTGTCTAAGGGAGATATTGAAAATGTTGTGGATCCAAGACTCAATAAAGATTATGAGCCTACTTCTGTTTGGAAGGCTCTTGAGATAGCAATGTCTTGCGTGAATCCTTCTTCAGAGAAAAGACCAACCATGTCTCAAGTTACTAATGAACTTAAACAATGTCTAACATTAGACAACTCAAAGCGAGGAGGGAGAGAAGACATGGGATCAAGAAGTTCTGCTGAAATGAGCACAAGCTTCACAACCGAAATTATCCCTAAAGCACGATAA